The window CGGTTTCGGCCGAAGGCTTCGCCGACATGCGCATCGACAATGCCACGAGCTCGGTCCTGGCCATCCAGGAAACCTCCGGCTCCGGCCGGCCGCAGAGCTTGCGCATCACGGCGCGCAAGAGCGGCGGGGGCACGCGGGTCGATGCGGTCTTCGTCGTCCAGCAGGGCCAGGTCGCGCCCGAGGGCTATGTTCGCGACGCGCTCTGCCGCGTCATCTCCGGCGCGCAGGGGTAAGGCGGCGCGACATTCCTGCCCCAATCTGTCGCTAGGCCCCTGCCGCAGGCATCCGTCGGCAGGGACCTAGATCGATGACGGTGACAAGACATTCGGGCGCAGCACTCCTGATCGCCCTGCTTCTGGCCGGTTGCGCCGGCACGCAGCGCGACACCGCGCCGCCAAGCCCACGCAAGCAGGAGCGGCTCGCGGCCGTGAAGGCCGATCCGGCCGAGGCGGTGCGCATCCTCAACGCCTACCGCGCCGGCAAGGGCCTCGGCCCGGTCCGGCTCGACTCGACCCTGACCGCGATGGCCCAGCGCCAGTCCGACGCGATGGCGGCCAGCGACGATCTTTCCCATAGCGCTGCCGGCAGCTTCAATTCCCGCGTCAATGCCGCTGGCCTCGACACGGTGCGCGCCGCGGAGAATCTCGGTGCCGGCTACTACTCGACGCAGGAAGCCTTCGACGGCTGGAAGAAATC is drawn from Bosea sp. Tri-49 and contains these coding sequences:
- a CDS encoding CAP domain-containing protein, with the protein product MTVTRHSGAALLIALLLAGCAGTQRDTAPPSPRKQERLAAVKADPAEAVRILNAYRAGKGLGPVRLDSTLTAMAQRQSDAMAASDDLSHSAAGSFNSRVNAAGLDTVRAAENLGAGYYSTQEAFDGWKKSSGHEANLSMPQATRIGLALAKNPQTRYGAWWTLVLAGDPEKRREMSAGPLVPVLGGTTFRWGAPL